In one Acidimicrobiales bacterium genomic region, the following are encoded:
- a CDS encoding DNA alkylation repair protein, giving the protein MTKVSEHRAALAGLSDWMPYLTAHSGLPGPRGNLELVAACGEEADAIRATELIATGDEFATVCGLVALGRHVGAGELRHVRVLHESASDERWRVREGVAMALQRAGDDDLERAFSIAETWAGDADPLVRRAAVAAVCEPRLLRRRAYARRALRLLRRVTTDLARSPSTTRKSAATRTLRQALGYGWSVAVAASPDDGLAAFDKLAQSEDADVAWIVRENRKKARLARLLGG; this is encoded by the coding sequence GGATGCCGTATCTCACGGCGCACAGTGGGTTGCCGGGGCCACGCGGCAACCTCGAGCTGGTGGCCGCCTGCGGCGAGGAAGCCGACGCCATCCGGGCGACCGAGCTCATCGCGACGGGCGACGAGTTCGCCACCGTGTGTGGCCTCGTGGCCCTCGGCCGCCACGTCGGTGCCGGAGAACTTCGACACGTGCGCGTGCTGCACGAGTCCGCCTCCGACGAGCGGTGGCGCGTGCGCGAGGGTGTCGCCATGGCGCTGCAACGCGCCGGCGACGACGATCTCGAGCGCGCCTTTTCGATCGCGGAGACGTGGGCCGGAGATGCTGATCCGCTCGTTCGTCGCGCCGCCGTTGCGGCCGTGTGCGAACCGCGCCTGCTACGTCGCCGCGCCTACGCGCGCCGCGCGCTGAGGTTGCTGCGCCGCGTCACGACGGACCTGGCGCGCTCGCCGTCGACCACCCGCAAGAGCGCCGCGACCCGAACGCTGCGCCAAGCATTGGGATACGGCTGGAGCGTTGCCGTCGCGGCGTCGCCCGACGACGGGCTGGCGGCGTTCGACAAGCTGGCGCAGAGCGAAGACGCCGATGTCGCGTGGATCGTGCGCGAGAACCGGAAGAAGGCGCGGCTGGCGCGACTGCTCGGCGGGTGA